From a region of the Candidatus Pelagibacter sp. FZCC0015 genome:
- a CDS encoding SAM-dependent methyltransferase, translating to MKLAKKNNLPLDQFINFALYDKDKGFYMKKNPFGEDGDFITAPNVTRLFSEIIAIWTITFWKSIGSPKKFNLLELGAGNGEMMKVIDETLINFPECYNACSFVIHEKSDFLLSEQKKNLNSKKFLWLKNIEKINSNPTIFLANEFFDAIPIKQFFKKKDCWFERFVNLRDPNKAEFKEEKIDIETIEKDLNFEISKDQSVIEYSPDTFKYLRIICDLIQKNDGGMLVIDYGYADSKMYETLQAVNNHKYSNVLENIGDSDITYNINFRSFEKFINQFKEVNSIFTNQKKFLTNMGILQRAEIISKNMAFSKKADLFYRVRRLIDENQMGELFKVMLVKNRRNNFKTGFQN from the coding sequence ATGAAACTCGCTAAAAAAAATAATTTACCATTAGATCAATTTATAAATTTTGCTCTTTACGATAAGGACAAAGGTTTTTATATGAAAAAAAATCCTTTTGGTGAAGATGGAGACTTTATTACTGCTCCCAATGTCACAAGATTATTTTCGGAGATTATTGCAATTTGGACGATTACTTTTTGGAAAAGCATTGGCTCTCCAAAAAAATTTAATTTGCTAGAACTGGGAGCTGGAAATGGTGAAATGATGAAAGTTATAGATGAGACACTTATAAATTTTCCCGAGTGTTACAATGCTTGCAGTTTTGTAATTCATGAAAAAAGTGATTTTTTATTAAGTGAACAAAAAAAAAATTTAAATTCTAAAAAATTTTTATGGTTAAAAAACATTGAAAAAATAAACTCAAACCCAACAATTTTTTTAGCTAATGAATTTTTTGACGCCATACCGATCAAACAATTTTTTAAAAAAAAAGATTGCTGGTTTGAAAGATTTGTGAATTTGCGTGATCCAAACAAAGCTGAATTTAAAGAAGAAAAAATTGATATAGAAACAATTGAAAAAGATCTTAATTTCGAAATATCAAAGGATCAGAGCGTTATAGAATATTCGCCAGATACATTTAAATATTTAAGAATAATTTGTGACTTAATACAAAAAAATGATGGAGGAATGTTAGTTATTGATTATGGTTATGCAGATAGCAAAATGTATGAAACTCTTCAGGCAGTAAATAATCACAAATATTCTAACGTTTTAGAAAATATTGGAGACTCTGATATTACTTACAATATAAACTTTCGTTCCTTTGAAAAATTTATTAATCAGTTTAAAGAAGTTAATTCAATTTTTACAAATCAAAAAAAATTTTTGACAAATATGGGTATTCTTCAAAGAGCAGAAATAATCAGCAAAAATATGGCATTTTCTAAAAAAGCAGATTTATTTTACCGAGTAAGACGTTTAATAGATGAAAATCAAATGGGTGAATTGTTCAAAGTCATGCTTGTAAAAAATAGGAGAAACAATTTTAAGACAGGTTTTCAAAATTGA
- the lgt gene encoding prolipoprotein diacylglyceryl transferase, whose translation MFINNFDPVALEIFSLEIRWYSLAYIFGIILGWILAKKLFIQDIEVKNKFDDYLTYLIIGIILGGRLGYILIYNLSFYINNPLDIFKIWQGGMSFHGGLIGVIFASIFFARKNNQNPFLYLDIVALVAPVGLFFGRIANFINSELYGTITNVPWAVTFVQVDNFPRHPSQLYEALLEGLFLFLLLIYFKNKFSNKPGVISGLFLIIYSIFRFIIEFYRVPDEQLGYILLNLTMGQVVSLIFIISGVILFYLKYETR comes from the coding sequence ATGTTCATTAATAATTTTGACCCAGTAGCCTTAGAAATATTTTCTTTAGAAATCAGGTGGTATTCTTTAGCTTATATATTTGGAATTATATTAGGCTGGATTCTCGCTAAAAAATTATTTATCCAAGACATAGAAGTTAAAAATAAATTTGATGATTATTTAACTTATTTAATTATAGGTATAATTTTAGGGGGAAGACTTGGTTATATTTTAATTTATAATTTAAGTTTTTATATAAATAATCCATTAGATATATTTAAAATTTGGCAAGGAGGAATGTCCTTCCATGGTGGGTTAATTGGAGTTATTTTCGCATCTATATTTTTCGCTAGAAAAAATAATCAAAACCCATTCTTATATTTAGATATTGTTGCTTTAGTAGCTCCAGTCGGATTATTTTTTGGACGAATAGCAAACTTTATAAATTCAGAGTTGTATGGAACTATAACTAATGTACCCTGGGCAGTAACATTTGTTCAGGTAGATAATTTTCCTAGGCATCCATCGCAATTATATGAAGCACTATTAGAGGGTTTATTTTTATTTTTATTATTAATTTATTTTAAAAATAAATTTTCAAACAAACCTGGTGTTATTTCAGGATTATTTTTAATAATTTACTCAATTTTCAGATTTATTATTGAATTTTACAGAGTACCAGATGAACAACTTGGTTATATACTTTTAAACTTAACGATGGGGCAAGTAGTAAGTTTAATATTTATAATATCAGGAGTAATCTTATTTTATTTAAAATATGAAACTCGCTAA